The following proteins come from a genomic window of Triticum aestivum cultivar Chinese Spring chromosome 6A, IWGSC CS RefSeq v2.1, whole genome shotgun sequence:
- the LOC123130623 gene encoding uncharacterized protein encodes MPWEDKASTEAPLPPDIFFTLASLLLGALPPRSIFSLSLIVLSAHPSAYVAVVGHHRGDRLPRASPTCPSAPTSSTASSPSTRSSSDPLDHGDRVLPRTYGHRRAPSAATVLLLLIRRWPFVCHTRRETSSLMRSPLSLLLRIQSTLTTVQAR; translated from the exons ATGCCGtgggaggataaggcctccaccgagGCGCCCCTCCCCCCAGATATCTTCTTCACACTCGCCTCACTCCTCCTCGGCGCCCTCCCTCCCAGATCcatcttctctctctccctcatcgTCCTCTCGGCTCACCCGAGCGCCTACGTCGCCGTCGTTGGCCACCACCGCGGCGACCGTCTCCCCCGTGCCTCTCCAACCTGTCCGTCTGCACCAACGTCATCGACTGCGTCCTCCCCGTCCACAAGATCGAGCTCGGACCCCCTCGACCATGGGGATCGGGTTCTTCCCCGCACCTACGGCCACCGACGAGCTCCGTCCGCTGCGACCGTCCTGCTACTACTAATTCGTCGCTGGCCCTTCGTGTGCCACACC agacgggagacgagttcgctaatgaggagcccgttgagtttgcttttgaggatccagtcaactctgacaactgtgcaggcaagatga